A single region of the Pseudorhodoplanes sp. genome encodes:
- a CDS encoding flagellar hook-length control protein FliK, giving the protein MTSVASESVTFSSRTPQFQRSHSANQAPDNDTPFAMMLEASAPPADTAPRQPEQVKPAEKTAAAPADPKKPSTADTPEPEKRATETSAPADKNPAEEKAAQEAAAEGETPIAEGDLPEIPQTDDLTEVGSDSVDADAVVVQVQTDPARPQPAAAPEGPIAAPALTTPDVTAPAQGESDGKADPNLTVKPVAAGNTPAAEPVDAPVDMPVTDIPERPVVETQGGKDVPEIKGKIELKVAEQPAAPADQTAEAEGETVLPQQPAKADQIRPQVQQADAKPQPAEVKPEADAKQPAEPVQNKPAAMPHLAAFDTETASTPLPQVHQPVATDVASLTASPRAATLMAQTPVPVSGLAVEIAAQARAGNNRFEIRLDPPELGRIDVRLDVDQDGNVKSRLVIERSDTYDLLRRDSSTLERALQQAGLKTSDNGLEFTLRDQGSAQRDAREQNLRNAERGIIPDADIPSAEAASGYGRVLGLGGGVDIRI; this is encoded by the coding sequence GTGACAAGCGTCGCGTCAGAATCGGTCACTTTCTCCAGCCGAACCCCGCAGTTCCAGCGCAGCCATTCCGCGAACCAGGCGCCGGACAACGACACGCCCTTTGCGATGATGCTGGAGGCGAGCGCGCCCCCTGCCGACACGGCCCCGCGCCAGCCGGAACAGGTGAAGCCCGCGGAAAAGACCGCCGCCGCACCGGCCGACCCCAAGAAGCCCAGCACAGCCGACACGCCCGAGCCCGAGAAAAGGGCAACCGAAACCTCCGCGCCAGCGGACAAAAACCCGGCGGAAGAGAAGGCAGCGCAGGAAGCCGCGGCGGAAGGCGAAACGCCGATTGCCGAGGGAGATTTGCCCGAAATCCCGCAGACGGACGACCTGACGGAAGTTGGTTCGGATTCTGTCGATGCTGACGCCGTTGTTGTTCAGGTCCAGACCGACCCCGCCCGGCCGCAGCCGGCCGCCGCGCCGGAAGGTCCGATTGCAGCGCCCGCACTGACAACCCCTGATGTCACTGCACCGGCGCAAGGCGAAAGCGACGGCAAGGCCGACCCCAATCTGACCGTGAAGCCTGTTGCCGCCGGTAATACCCCAGCCGCAGAGCCGGTCGACGCGCCAGTTGATATGCCGGTCACCGACATTCCGGAGAGGCCGGTCGTCGAAACGCAAGGCGGCAAGGATGTTCCGGAGATCAAAGGGAAGATCGAACTGAAGGTAGCCGAGCAGCCGGCAGCCCCCGCCGATCAGACCGCAGAGGCGGAAGGTGAGACCGTTCTGCCGCAACAGCCGGCCAAGGCTGATCAAATCCGGCCGCAGGTCCAACAGGCAGATGCGAAACCGCAGCCCGCCGAAGTCAAGCCGGAGGCTGACGCGAAGCAGCCGGCTGAGCCCGTACAAAACAAACCGGCAGCAATGCCGCATCTGGCGGCCTTTGACACCGAGACAGCGAGCACGCCCCTGCCGCAGGTCCATCAGCCGGTCGCAACCGATGTCGCCTCGCTCACGGCCAGTCCGCGCGCGGCGACATTGATGGCGCAGACGCCCGTGCCGGTCTCCGGCCTCGCCGTCGAAATCGCCGCGCAAGCGCGCGCAGGGAATAACCGTTTCGAAATTCGCCTCGACCCGCCGGAACTGGGACGCATCGACGTGCGCCTGGATGTCGATCAGGACGGCAACGTGAAATCCCGTCTCGTCATCGAACGGTCCGACACCTACGATCTTCTGCGCCGCGATTCCTCCACGCTCGAGCGCGCGCTGCAGCAGGCGGGCCTGAAGACATCTGATAACGGACTGGAATTCACCTTGCGCGATCAAGGTTCGGCGCAGCGCGATGCGCGCGAGCAGAACCTGCGCAATGCCGAGCGGGGCATCATTCCCGACGCCGATATTCCGTCGGCCGAAGCGGCGAGCGGCTATGGCCGCGTGCTCGGCCTTGGCGGCGGCGTCGATATCAGGATCTAG
- a CDS encoding methyltransferase domain-containing protein, protein MGDIDKASVTKAYARWAPVYDLVFGRVFETGRKSSIAAAEHIGGRILEVGVGTGISLPDYARTNRLVGIDISEPMLRKAKERVAQFNLANVEALAVMDVAHLGFADGFFDVVVAQYVITAVPDPEAALNEFARVLKPGGEMILVNHISAESGLRRAFELGFAPVARKLGWRPEFEWARLQRWIDARPDMRVIARMPMPPLGHFSMIRFGKV, encoded by the coding sequence ATGGGGGACATCGACAAGGCGAGCGTGACGAAGGCGTATGCGCGCTGGGCGCCGGTCTATGACCTCGTCTTCGGCCGCGTGTTCGAAACCGGGCGCAAATCCTCGATCGCCGCGGCGGAGCACATCGGCGGACGGATTCTGGAGGTCGGGGTCGGCACCGGCATTTCGCTGCCGGATTATGCGCGGACCAACAGGCTTGTCGGCATCGACATATCGGAGCCGATGCTGCGCAAGGCGAAGGAACGCGTCGCGCAGTTCAATCTGGCCAATGTCGAGGCGCTGGCGGTGATGGATGTCGCCCATCTCGGCTTCGCCGACGGCTTTTTCGACGTCGTGGTGGCACAGTATGTCATCACTGCGGTCCCCGACCCCGAAGCCGCCCTCAACGAGTTTGCGCGTGTGCTGAAGCCGGGCGGCGAGATGATCCTGGTCAATCACATCAGCGCGGAAAGCGGATTGCGGCGCGCCTTCGAACTCGGCTTTGCGCCGGTCGCACGGAAGCTTGGCTGGCGGCCGGAATTCGAATGGGCGCGGCTGCAGCGCTGGATCGACGCGCGGCCCGATATGCGGGTGATCGCGCGCATGCCGATGCCGCCGCTTGGCCATTTCTCCATGATCCGGTTCGGCAAGGTCTGA
- a CDS encoding DUF1153 domain-containing protein encodes MTEAHRPRVKYVIGPDGSPLTIADLPPPSTKRWVIRRKAEVVAAVRGGLLSLEEACKRYTLTTEEFLSWQYSIDQHGLAGLRTTRIQQYRQ; translated from the coding sequence ATGACAGAGGCCCATCGCCCGAGGGTGAAGTACGTCATCGGGCCGGACGGTTCTCCGCTGACGATTGCGGATCTGCCGCCTCCGAGCACGAAACGTTGGGTGATCCGCCGCAAGGCGGAAGTTGTTGCTGCCGTACGCGGCGGGCTCCTTTCGCTGGAGGAAGCCTGCAAGCGCTACACTCTGACCACCGAAGAATTTCTGTCCTGGCAATATTCCATTGATCAGCATGGGCTTGCCGGGCTGCGGACCACCCGCATCCAGCAATATCGGCAATAA
- the mnmA gene encoding tRNA 2-thiouridine(34) synthase MnmA, with amino-acid sequence MLNSLDVKGEPKNTRVVVAMSGGVDSSVTAAILAAEGYDVVGVTLQLYDHGAASHRKGACCAGRDIHDARAVAEKLGIPHYVLDYESRFKEEVIDRFAESYAGGETPVPCISCNQSIKFRDLLETAKELGADVMATGHYVASRILPSGQRGLFRAREEERDQSYFLFATTREQLDVLRFPLGDLTKSETRELARRFGLPVADKHDSQDICFVPQGKYTDVIEKLMPGAAEKGDIVDLAGNVLGHHDGIIRFTVGQRKGLGIAAGAPLYVIKLDAANRRVIVGPRDALRTRRILLRDINWIGDGTISDAVASGRCEVFVKVRSTRAPQPGWLIYGENGYEVELIDGEDGVSPGQACVFYDAIDGQARVLGGGFIRSTIAMFDAVADRNPENLSAVSMRA; translated from the coding sequence ATGCTGAACAGTCTTGATGTGAAGGGCGAGCCGAAGAATACGCGCGTGGTCGTGGCGATGTCGGGCGGGGTGGATTCCTCGGTGACGGCGGCGATCCTCGCGGCGGAAGGCTATGACGTGGTCGGTGTCACGCTGCAGCTTTACGACCATGGCGCCGCAAGCCACCGCAAGGGCGCCTGCTGCGCCGGCCGTGACATCCATGATGCGCGCGCGGTGGCCGAAAAGCTCGGCATTCCGCACTACGTCCTGGATTACGAGAGCCGCTTCAAGGAAGAGGTGATCGACCGTTTTGCCGAAAGCTATGCCGGCGGTGAAACGCCGGTGCCGTGCATCTCCTGCAACCAGTCGATCAAGTTCCGCGATCTTCTGGAAACCGCGAAAGAACTCGGCGCCGACGTGATGGCGACCGGTCACTACGTCGCCTCGCGCATTCTGCCATCGGGCCAGCGCGGCCTGTTTCGCGCGCGCGAGGAGGAGCGCGACCAGAGCTATTTCCTGTTCGCCACGACGCGCGAGCAACTCGACGTGCTGCGGTTTCCGCTCGGCGATCTGACGAAGAGCGAGACGCGGGAGCTGGCACGCCGCTTCGGATTGCCGGTCGCCGACAAGCATGACAGCCAGGACATCTGCTTCGTGCCGCAGGGCAAATATACCGATGTGATCGAGAAGCTCATGCCGGGCGCTGCAGAGAAGGGCGATATCGTCGATCTCGCCGGCAATGTCTTGGGACATCATGACGGCATCATCCGCTTCACCGTCGGCCAGCGGAAGGGACTTGGCATTGCCGCCGGCGCGCCGCTTTATGTGATCAAGCTTGATGCCGCAAACCGCCGCGTGATTGTCGGTCCGCGCGATGCGCTGCGCACGCGTCGCATTCTGCTGCGCGACATCAATTGGATCGGCGACGGCACGATCTCCGATGCGGTCGCGTCCGGGCGCTGCGAGGTGTTCGTGAAGGTGCGATCCACCCGCGCGCCGCAGCCGGGCTGGCTGATTTACGGCGAGAACGGCTATGAAGTCGAGCTGATTGACGGCGAAGACGGCGTGTCCCCCGGCCAGGCCTGCGTCTTCTACGACGCGATCGACGGCCAGGCGCGCGTTCTGGGCGGCGGCTTCATCCGCAGCACCATCGCGATGTTTGACGCGGTCGCGGACCGCAATCCCGAAAACCTTTCGGCTGTCTCGATGCGTGCATAA
- a CDS encoding flagellar hook capping FlgD N-terminal domain-containing protein, whose translation MAVNGVTTNVTSAITGNGTTNDSPTLADNFQTFLQLLTTQLQNQNPLDPLDTNQFTQQLVQFAQVEQQLKSNDQLATLISVQQSMQTTQALGYVGHIVAIEGKTTTLVNGMAGWSFNATKPSTATINIQNAAGSTVYTGTFSLQAGTQNFVWDGKDNNGNTMPDGEYTLSITATDANGQTTAVSTEIQGVVDSVDVSKTPPMLNVGGKDYTIDKIKRVVRYQAPSESDNSGTSS comes from the coding sequence ATGGCCGTCAACGGCGTTACCACCAACGTCACCTCGGCAATCACCGGCAACGGCACGACGAATGACAGTCCGACGCTGGCCGACAACTTCCAGACTTTCCTGCAGTTGCTGACGACGCAATTGCAGAACCAGAATCCGCTCGATCCGCTCGACACCAACCAGTTCACGCAGCAGCTCGTGCAATTTGCGCAAGTCGAGCAGCAGCTAAAGTCCAACGACCAGCTCGCCACGCTGATTTCAGTTCAGCAGTCGATGCAGACCACGCAGGCGCTGGGCTATGTCGGTCACATCGTGGCAATCGAAGGCAAGACGACGACGCTGGTGAATGGCATGGCCGGCTGGAGCTTCAACGCGACCAAGCCGTCGACTGCTACCATCAACATCCAGAACGCCGCCGGCTCCACCGTTTATACCGGCACATTCTCGCTGCAGGCGGGCACACAGAATTTCGTCTGGGATGGTAAGGATAACAACGGCAACACGATGCCGGACGGTGAATACACGCTGTCGATCACGGCAACCGATGCCAACGGGCAGACGACCGCCGTTTCGACGGAAATCCAGGGTGTCGTCGATTCAGTCGACGTCTCGAAGACGCCGCCGATGCTGAATGTCGGCGGCAAGGATTATACCATCGACAAGATCAAGCGCGTTGTGCGTTACCAGGCGCCGAGCGAAAGCGACAACAGCGGCACCTCTTCGTAG